The Nitrosomonadales bacterium nucleotide sequence GCCGTCCGGGCGCACCAGGTAGATCTGCGAACTGCCGTCCCGCGTCAGCACGATCGCCAGTTGCCTGCCGTCCCGCGACCAGGCCGGCGCGCTGTTGCTGCCGCGAAAGTCGGCCAGCACCTTGCGCAGGTTGGTGTACAGCGATTGCACGTAGAGCACCGCATGCCCGGTCTCGAAACTCACATAGGCGAGATGGCTTCCGTCCGGCGACCATTCCGGTGACATGATCGGCTCCGTTTGCGCCAGCACGGTCTGCTCGTTGTAACCGTCGCTGTCCGCAACGATCAGGCGATACTTGCTGCCCTGCCGGTTCACATAGGCGATGCGCGTGCTGAACACCCCCCGGTCGCCGGTCAGCTTCTCATAGATCAGGTCGGCGATGCGATGCCCGACAGCGCGCACCTGGCCGCCGCTCGCCGCGACCGCCTGGCCGAGTAACTCGGTCTGCTTGACCGCATCCAGCAGCCGGAATTGCGCCTCGATGCGGCCGTTCGGCTGCGCCGCGACCGTGCCGATCGCCAGCGCTTCCGCTCCGCGCACCTGCCAATCCGCATAATTGACCTCGGCAACTTCATGCGGTTGTTTGCCCACCGGATCCACCAGGCGGAACAACCCGCTGCGTTGCAGGTCGCCCACCACCACCTCGTTGATGGACTGCGCCAGCTTGGCATCGCCGCCGAACGGCACGATCGCGATCGGTATCTGGTGCTCACCCGCGCCGATGATCTCGATGCTCAGCACCGCGCTGGCGACCGAGGCCTGCACCAGCAACATCAGCCCAACCACGCTTTGCAATATGCGCAACAACATAAATCCCCTTTCTATTCGCCCGGCCGGAAGACCAGTTTCAATTCACGGAAACGACTGTACAGCCCCGCATCGGCAGGTAGCGGCAACGGTTCGGATTTCAGGATCGCCCGTTCCACCGCGTTATCGTACGCTGCATTGCCGCTCGACCTGAGCAACCTCGGCGGCAACACCGAACCGCCCGGCAACACCGTCACGGAAAATTCGGCGCGCGCATCGCCCGCCACGTCCGGCGGCATCACGATGTTGCGCCTGATCTTGCTCTGGATCTTGGCGACGAATTCATCCACTACCCGGCCGGTCGTCGCCGCGCGCTCGGCCTGTTCGCGCGCCAGCCGGTCCGCGATGTCGTCATGCGGCTGGACCACCGGACTGCGTTTCTCCGCCTTCTTGTCCGGTACCTCTATGTCCGGCCGGGCTTTTTCCTCGGGTTGCTCCGGCTCGGGCTCGACCGGTTCCACCACCTTGGGTTTGGGTTTGGCCGCCGGCCGCACTTCGACACCCGGAATGCTCGACCACAATTCCGCGCTCATGGTCGCCGCGGGCTGCGTCTGCCAGCTGAAACCGAAATACAACAGCACGAAGAACACGCCATGCACGGCCAGCGCCAACACGCCTGCCGGCAACCTGTAGGGTTCCGGATAAGTCGCCGCAGTCATTTCACCCTGGCTTGCGTCAACAGCCCGACCTTCCTGATCTGCTGCTGCTGCAATACGTCCATCACATTGATCACTTCTTCGTAGCGCACATCCTTGTCGGCGGAGATCACCACTGCCTGTTCCGCCAGGTCGCCCTGCCTGGCCTTCAGGATCGCGACCAGTTCCTCGCGCGATACACCGCTCTCCTTGCCGCCTCTGGCATGGTCGCGCAACGCCAGCGTGGCGTCTTTCCTGACAATGACCTCCAGCGGCGCCACCGGCGGCGCCAGCGACTTACCGACCTGTGGCAGGTCGATCTGGCCGGGATTCATCAGCGGCGCGGTCACCATGAAGATCACCAACAGCACCAGCATCACGTCGATATACGGCACGACGTTGATCTCGTTCATCAGCCTCCTGGAAGATCGGCGGTCAGATTTCACCCTGACCTCCTGATTTGAACCGCGCAGAACACGAAGCGCACAGAGAAAAGCAGGTTATTCCAGGCGATGCCGCCGTGCCGATGGGCGCCACCATCACGCAAGCCCGCAAATCTTCGTGATCTCCGTGTCCTTCGTGGTGAGATGCGTTTTTCATGGCTGGCGCTGCAACACATTGGAAAACTCTTCGGTAAAACTCTCGAAGCGGGTAGACAGTCGGTTGATGTCATGCGCGTAGCGGTTGTAGGCGATCACCGCCGGGATCGCCGCGAACAGGCCCATCGCGGTCGCCACCAGCGCCTCGGCGATGCCGGGCGCGACATGCGCCAGCGTCGCCTGTCCGACGTTCGCCAACCCGCGGAACGCGTTCATGATGCCCCATACCGTGCCGAACAGGCCGACATAGGGACTGACCGAACCGACCGACGCGAGGAACGCCAGGTGCGATTCCAGCCGGTCCATCTCGCGCTGGTAGGTCGCGCGCATCGCCCGGCGCGTTCCGTCCATCACGTCGCTGCTTTCCACACCGTGCTGTTTCTTCAGCTTGACGAACTCGGCGAACCCGGCGGCGAAGATGCGTTCCAGCGCACCCTGTTCGCTTCGTGTACTGCTGTTCGCATGCTTGTACAGATCGGTCAGATTCGCATTGCGCCAGAACGCCTCCTCGAACTCCTCGGTCAACGTGACCTCCCTGCGGATGGCGAACAGCTTGATGAAGATGTACCACCACGACAGCAGCGATACCAGCAGCAACAGCCCCATCACCAGTTGCACCAGCACACTGGCGTTGCCGATGAGATGTATGAACGACAAATCCTGCGTCACTTCCATTGCGATACCTTTCCGATCATTTTTCCAACTGCTTGCGCAAAACTTCCGGCACCGACACCGGCTTGAAACTCTCCAGCGAGACGCATACCAGATGCACCTCCGCTTCCGTCAGCACCTCGTCACCACGTTGCACCGTCTGCACCAGCGTGAGGCGGCTGCGCCCGAAATCCTTGACCTGCGCGGTCACCTCCAGCAAATCATCGAGCAGCGCGGGCCTGAGATAATCCAGCTTGAGCGAACGCACCACGAACACCACGCCGAACTCCTTCATCAACCCGGCGTTGCTGTAACCGTGGGTGCGCAACCACTCGGTCCGCGCACGTTCCATAAAGTTCACATAGCTGGCGTGATACACCACGCCGCCGGCATCGGTATCCTGGAAATACACGCGCACCGGCAATGAGAATATTTTATGTCTGGTCATCGAGCAGGTCCCCGCCGACCGGATTGTTCGCGACCGTCAGGCCGAAATGGCGATACGCGATCGCGGTCGCCATGCGGCCGCGCGGCGTGCGCTGCAGATAGCCCTGCTGGATCAGGTACGGTTCCAGCACATCCTCGATGGTGTCGCGCTCCTCGCCGATCGCGGCAGCCAGGTTGTCCACCCCGACCGGCCCGCCCATGAACTTCTCGATCACGGTCAGCAGCAGCTTGCGGTCCATCACGTCCAGCCCGCGCGCATCCACATCCAGCATGGTCAGCGCGGCGTCCGCCACCGCGCGGCTGGCATCGCCCGCCGCTTTCACGTCGGCGAAATCGCGCACGCGGCGCAGCAGGCGGTTGGCGATGCGCGGCGTACCGCGCGAACGCTTGGCGATCTCCAGCGCGCCTTCGTGCGACAGATTCATCTCCAGCAGATTCGACGAGCGCATCACGATGCGCTGCAACTCTTCCGGCGTGTAGAACTCCAGTCTTGCGACGATGCCGAAACGGTCGCGCAGCGGGTTGGTCAGCATGCCCGCACGCGTGGTCGCGCCGACCAGCGTGAACGGCGGCAGGTCGAGCTTCACCGAGCGCGCCGACGGCCCTTCGCCGATCATGATGTCGATCTGGTAGTCCTCCAGCGCGGGATAGAGGATCTCCTCCACCACCGGCGACAGGCGGTGGATCTCGTCGATGAACAGCACATCGTGCGGCTCGAGGTTGGTCAACAGCGCCGCAAGGTCTCCGGCGCGCTCCAGCACCGGGCCGGAAGTGTGGCGCAGATTGACACCCATCTCGCGCGCGATGATCTGCGCCAGCGTGGTCTTGCCCAGCCCCGGCGGGCCGAACAGCAAGGCATGGTCGAGCGGCTCGCCGCGCTGCTTCGCCGCCTGGATGAAGATCTCCAGTTGCCCGCGTATCTTTTCCTGCCCGACGTATTCGTCGAGCTGCTTGGGACGCAGCGCGCGCTCCAATGCCTCCTCCTGATGGGAAGCGGGCGCGGCGGAAACGATGCGCGGTTCGGCGGACAGGTCGTCGTTCTGGATCATGCCTTGGATAATAACTTAAGCGCCTGACGGATGCCTTCCGAAACGCCCGCATCCTTGGGCAACTGTTTCGCCGCCCAGTCCGCCTCTTTCGCGCTGTACCCCAGCGCCAGCAGCGCATTGACGATATCGTTATCGGACGAAGCAGCGGAAACGCTCGGCGCGGCGCCCGCACCGCCCGCCGCGAACTTGCCCTGCAGTTCCAGCAGCAGGCGTTCGGCAGTCTTTTTGCCGACCCCGGGGATCCGGTTCAGGCGCGCGGCATCCTTGCTCGCCACCGCGCCCGCCAGATCGCCCAGGCTCAGGCCGGACAATACCGCCAGCGCCAGCTTGGGGCCGACCCCGC carries:
- the tolB gene encoding Tol-Pal system protein TolB, coding for MLLRILQSVVGLMLLVQASVASAVLSIEIIGAGEHQIPIAIVPFGGDAKLAQSINEVVVGDLQRSGLFRLVDPVGKQPHEVAEVNYADWQVRGAEALAIGTVAAQPNGRIEAQFRLLDAVKQTELLGQAVAASGGQVRAVGHRIADLIYEKLTGDRGVFSTRIAYVNRQGSKYRLIVADSDGYNEQTVLAQTEPIMSPEWSPDGSHLAYVSFETGHAVLYVQSLYTNLRKVLADFRGSNSAPAWSRDGRQLAIVLTRDGSSQIYLVRPDGSGMRRLTFSGAIDTEPNFSPDGQSLLFTSDRGGSPQIYRLSVNGGPVERMTFGDGANFSPRHRPDGKGFVFAHRNKGRFHIATQDFQTGQMEVLTEGGWEKKPSYAPNGKLILFASEARGRGILATVSSDGRVKQHMFTQSGDAREPVWGPYP
- a CDS encoding TonB C-terminal domain-containing protein, which encodes MTAATYPEPYRLPAGVLALAVHGVFFVLLYFGFSWQTQPAATMSAELWSSIPGVEVRPAAKPKPKVVEPVEPEPEQPEEKARPDIEVPDKKAEKRSPVVQPHDDIADRLAREQAERAATTGRVVDEFVAKIQSKIRRNIVMPPDVAGDARAEFSVTVLPGGSVLPPRLLRSSGNAAYDNAVERAILKSEPLPLPADAGLYSRFRELKLVFRPGE
- the tolR gene encoding protein TolR, yielding MNEINVVPYIDVMLVLLVIFMVTAPLMNPGQIDLPQVGKSLAPPVAPLEVIVRKDATLALRDHARGGKESGVSREELVAILKARQGDLAEQAVVISADKDVRYEEVINVMDVLQQQQIRKVGLLTQARVK
- the tolQ gene encoding protein TolQ — protein: MEVTQDLSFIHLIGNASVLVQLVMGLLLLVSLLSWWYIFIKLFAIRREVTLTEEFEEAFWRNANLTDLYKHANSSTRSEQGALERIFAAGFAEFVKLKKQHGVESSDVMDGTRRAMRATYQREMDRLESHLAFLASVGSVSPYVGLFGTVWGIMNAFRGLANVGQATLAHVAPGIAEALVATAMGLFAAIPAVIAYNRYAHDINRLSTRFESFTEEFSNVLQRQP
- the ybgC gene encoding tol-pal system-associated acyl-CoA thioesterase — encoded protein: MTRHKIFSLPVRVYFQDTDAGGVVYHASYVNFMERARTEWLRTHGYSNAGLMKEFGVVFVVRSLKLDYLRPALLDDLLEVTAQVKDFGRSRLTLVQTVQRGDEVLTEAEVHLVCVSLESFKPVSVPEVLRKQLEK
- the ruvB gene encoding Holliday junction branch migration DNA helicase RuvB, with product MIQNDDLSAEPRIVSAAPASHQEEALERALRPKQLDEYVGQEKIRGQLEIFIQAAKQRGEPLDHALLFGPPGLGKTTLAQIIAREMGVNLRHTSGPVLERAGDLAALLTNLEPHDVLFIDEIHRLSPVVEEILYPALEDYQIDIMIGEGPSARSVKLDLPPFTLVGATTRAGMLTNPLRDRFGIVARLEFYTPEELQRIVMRSSNLLEMNLSHEGALEIAKRSRGTPRIANRLLRRVRDFADVKAAGDASRAVADAALTMLDVDARGLDVMDRKLLLTVIEKFMGGPVGVDNLAAAIGEERDTIEDVLEPYLIQQGYLQRTPRGRMATAIAYRHFGLTVANNPVGGDLLDDQT
- the ruvA gene encoding Holliday junction branch migration protein RuvA, with protein sequence MIGRLTGTLLEKNPPQILLDVQGVAYELDVPMSTFYNLPVLHEKVVLHTQLIVREDAHLLYGFLSLDERAAFRLLLKISGVGPKLALAVLSGLSLGDLAGAVASKDAARLNRIPGVGKKTAERLLLELQGKFAAGGAGAAPSVSAASSDNDIVNALLALGYSAKEADWAAKQLPKDAGVSEGIRQALKLLSKA